One window of the Enterobacter huaxiensis genome contains the following:
- the treZ gene encoding malto-oligosyltrehalose trehalohydrolase, with product MEFRTFQKQWGAEFISHDVVRFRVWAEGQKEITLRLTENDIPMMAAGNGWFQVDVPGVTHGAEYLFVLEDGLAVPDPASRAQKGDVNGPSVVIDPRRFPHANHDWKGRAWEETVIYELHIGTFTPQGTFRAAIDKLPYLAELGITQLEVMPVSQFGGDRGWGYDGVLLYAPHSAYGSPEDFHAFIDAAHGLGLSVVLDIVLNHFGPEGNYLPLLSPTFFDADRTTPWGNGIAYENDAVRSYITEVPLYWLTDYRLDGLRFDAIDQIKDPSPKHILEEIAERIRENLPDRHVHLTTEDSRNVIFLHPRDEQGGTPLFTAEWNDDFHNAAHVFATGETHAYYQDFAFEPEKKFARALTEGFVYQGEVSLQTGESRGVESHAQPPAFFVDFIQNHDQTGNRAHGDRLITLAGADKTRVLLAALLLSPHIPLLFMGEEFGETHPFLFFTDFHGELAKAVREGRAKEFTGHAGHDGSVPDPNDVKTFVRSRIDWNKVATDEGKRWLRLTRNLLTLRHRHIVPLLRQGGTVEGSVLKTAPGMVAVRWRFPGGTLSLALNIGQKSVDLPEMAGKCLFAWPEQSGALAPNSIVVKFADGEAAL from the coding sequence ATGGAATTCAGGACATTTCAAAAGCAGTGGGGTGCTGAGTTTATTTCCCATGATGTTGTTCGTTTTCGCGTCTGGGCTGAAGGGCAAAAAGAGATAACGCTGCGTCTGACGGAAAACGATATTCCGATGATGGCGGCCGGTAACGGCTGGTTTCAGGTGGATGTTCCGGGCGTAACTCACGGCGCAGAATATCTGTTCGTGCTGGAGGATGGCCTGGCCGTCCCCGACCCGGCTTCACGCGCGCAAAAGGGCGACGTGAACGGGCCTTCCGTGGTTATCGATCCCCGCCGTTTTCCGCATGCCAACCATGACTGGAAAGGACGAGCCTGGGAAGAGACCGTTATTTACGAACTGCACATCGGCACCTTTACCCCACAGGGCACCTTCCGCGCCGCTATCGATAAGCTTCCCTATCTGGCCGAACTTGGCATTACGCAGCTGGAGGTGATGCCCGTTTCGCAGTTTGGCGGCGACCGCGGGTGGGGGTACGACGGGGTGCTGCTTTACGCACCGCACTCGGCCTACGGTTCACCGGAAGATTTCCATGCGTTTATCGACGCTGCGCACGGGCTGGGCCTCTCCGTGGTGCTGGATATTGTGCTTAACCACTTTGGGCCGGAGGGGAATTATTTACCCCTGCTGTCGCCCACTTTTTTCGACGCGGATCGCACGACGCCCTGGGGCAACGGCATTGCCTATGAGAATGACGCGGTCCGTTCCTACATCACTGAGGTCCCCCTCTACTGGCTCACCGACTATCGACTGGACGGCCTGCGGTTTGATGCCATCGATCAGATTAAAGATCCCTCGCCGAAGCATATTCTGGAGGAGATCGCAGAGCGTATTCGCGAAAACCTGCCTGACCGGCATGTCCATCTCACCACGGAAGACAGCCGCAACGTGATTTTTCTGCATCCGCGCGACGAACAGGGCGGTACGCCGCTGTTTACCGCCGAGTGGAATGATGATTTTCACAACGCCGCTCACGTCTTTGCCACCGGCGAAACGCACGCGTATTACCAGGATTTTGCGTTCGAGCCGGAGAAAAAATTCGCCCGCGCGCTCACCGAGGGGTTTGTCTATCAGGGCGAGGTTTCTCTCCAGACCGGCGAATCGCGCGGCGTGGAGTCTCACGCTCAGCCCCCGGCATTTTTTGTCGACTTTATTCAGAACCACGATCAGACGGGCAATCGGGCGCACGGAGACCGGCTCATCACCCTGGCCGGCGCGGATAAAACCCGCGTGCTGCTCGCGGCGCTGCTGCTTTCTCCCCACATCCCGCTGCTGTTTATGGGAGAAGAGTTTGGCGAAACCCATCCGTTCCTGTTCTTTACCGATTTCCACGGCGAGCTGGCGAAAGCCGTGCGGGAAGGACGTGCAAAAGAGTTTACCGGCCACGCCGGGCATGATGGATCCGTTCCGGATCCGAATGACGTGAAGACTTTTGTTCGCTCGCGGATTGACTGGAACAAGGTGGCAACGGACGAGGGCAAGAGGTGGCTTCGCTTAACGCGAAACCTGCTCACGCTGCGGCATCGCCACATCGTGCCCTTGCTTCGTCAGGGAGGAACCGTGGAGGGTTCGGTGCTGAAGACGGCACCCGGCATGGTTGCCGTGCGCTGGCGCTTCCCGGGCGGAACGCTGTCGCTGGCGCTTAACATAGGTCAGAAGAGCGTTGACCTCCCGGAGATGGCCGGAAAATGTCTGTTTGCCTGGCCGGAGCAGTCCGGTGCTTTGGCGCCGAACAGTATTGTCGTGAAATTTGCTGATGGAGAAGCAGCGCTATGA
- a CDS encoding SDR family oxidoreductase has protein sequence MSTGNNHTLHYPRPPFVEQPQLAPGLASEMKPLPDHGETSYIGSGKLAGKKALITGGDSGIGRAVAIAYAREGADVAIGYLPEEESDAAAVIALIEAEGRKAVAIPGDIRVESFCDTLVEKAVAELGGLDILVNNAGRQQYCESIDNLTTADFDATFKTNVYAPFWITKAALRHLQEGAVIINTSSVQAFKPSEILVDYAQTKACNVAFTKSLAKQLGPRGIRVNAVAPGPYWTPLQSSGGQPQSKVQHFGEDTPLGRPGQPVEIAPLYVLFASDACSYASGQVWCSDGGTGVL, from the coding sequence ATGTCTACAGGAAATAACCACACGCTGCATTACCCTCGTCCGCCATTTGTGGAACAACCGCAGCTGGCACCCGGGCTGGCATCGGAAATGAAGCCGTTACCGGATCATGGTGAAACCAGTTATATCGGTTCAGGAAAGCTCGCGGGCAAAAAAGCGCTGATTACCGGCGGCGACTCCGGTATTGGCCGCGCGGTGGCCATCGCCTATGCGCGAGAAGGCGCGGATGTGGCCATTGGCTACCTGCCGGAGGAAGAATCTGATGCGGCAGCGGTGATTGCCCTCATTGAGGCCGAAGGCCGTAAAGCAGTCGCCATCCCCGGCGACATTCGGGTTGAGTCGTTCTGCGACACGCTGGTAGAAAAAGCCGTTGCCGAACTGGGCGGCCTGGACATTCTGGTCAACAACGCCGGGCGTCAGCAGTACTGCGAGTCCATCGACAATCTCACCACCGCCGATTTTGACGCTACGTTCAAAACCAACGTTTATGCGCCCTTCTGGATCACTAAGGCCGCGCTGCGTCATCTGCAGGAAGGCGCTGTTATCATCAACACCTCGTCCGTTCAGGCGTTTAAGCCCAGCGAGATCCTGGTGGACTATGCCCAAACCAAAGCCTGCAACGTGGCATTTACCAAATCCCTCGCCAAGCAGCTAGGCCCGCGCGGCATAAGGGTAAACGCTGTCGCGCCTGGCCCATACTGGACGCCGCTGCAGTCGAGCGGCGGCCAGCCGCAGTCGAAGGTTCAGCACTTCGGCGAAGACACGCCGCTTGGCAGACCGGGCCAGCCTGTTGAAATCGCCCCGCTGTATGTGCTGTTTGCCTCTGACGCCTGTTCCTATGCCTCCGGCCAGGTATGGTGCTCCGACGGCGGCACGGGCGTGCTGTAA
- a CDS encoding GNAT family N-acetyltransferase produces the protein MQIRKGLSTDLSRLECCDFSFTVNHIAREPFIHCDLQIEAIDEPYLKTYELDLQTLENHCVNPDAIFLVAETDEGDIAGFITASSSWNKFISVDYIAVERSKRRTGAAHKLMAAAHVWARSVNAAGLTLETQNVNVSACLFYRNYGFTLGGYDRYLYNALPEKEEIALFWYYMLA, from the coding sequence ATGCAGATTCGAAAAGGATTAAGTACAGACCTCAGCCGTCTTGAATGCTGTGATTTTTCTTTCACCGTTAACCATATTGCCAGAGAGCCTTTTATCCACTGTGATTTGCAAATCGAAGCGATAGATGAGCCATATCTAAAAACGTATGAACTCGATCTCCAGACGCTGGAAAATCATTGCGTTAATCCGGATGCTATATTTCTGGTCGCCGAAACGGATGAAGGCGATATCGCCGGATTTATTACGGCATCCAGCAGCTGGAATAAATTTATTTCCGTCGATTACATCGCCGTTGAACGGTCTAAACGGCGAACCGGCGCGGCGCACAAGCTGATGGCCGCTGCCCACGTGTGGGCGCGCAGCGTTAATGCCGCGGGATTAACGCTGGAGACGCAAAACGTGAATGTTTCTGCCTGCCTGTTCTACCGTAATTACGGATTTACCCTCGGCGGATACGACCGTTACCTTTACAACGCCCTGCCGGAAAAAGAGGAGATTGCGCTGTTCTGGTATTACATGCTGGCGTAA
- a CDS encoding MBL fold metallo-hydrolase — protein sequence MFTFKKLAVSTLLTGSFLFYPAIHAAASTPQHVVKQQAGGYNIQVGNVIVTSFTDGSVSQDLHSLLRRTTAQNTDALLAKNFQTNPVEASINVYYIALPGHNILVDTGSGQLFGPGNGGRLIESLATQGIKPQDITDILLTHAHSDHTGGLVKDGQRVFTNARVYVGKPDIDFFFNAENQKKTGYGQNYFDVARKTLKPYLDAGKVQTFSDSAELLPGITGTVHPGHTPGSAFYTLESKGEKLTFVGDIIHVAAVQFPQPNITIAYDQDQDGAARVRNNAFADFVKHKDLVAAPHLPFPGIGYVAKGERSGYAWVPVTYTNRDAK from the coding sequence ATGTTCACGTTCAAAAAACTCGCTGTATCAACGCTCCTGACAGGATCGTTCCTTTTCTACCCTGCCATCCACGCAGCGGCCAGTACCCCACAGCACGTTGTTAAGCAGCAGGCTGGCGGTTACAACATTCAGGTTGGAAATGTCATCGTGACGTCGTTTACCGACGGCAGCGTGTCGCAGGATCTTCATTCACTGCTGCGCCGGACGACCGCGCAAAACACCGACGCGCTGCTGGCGAAGAACTTCCAGACCAACCCCGTCGAAGCCTCCATCAACGTTTATTACATTGCGTTACCCGGCCACAACATTCTGGTGGATACCGGATCCGGTCAGCTGTTTGGCCCGGGCAATGGCGGCCGGCTGATTGAAAGCCTGGCAACGCAGGGCATCAAGCCGCAGGATATTACCGACATCCTGCTGACCCACGCCCACTCCGACCATACAGGCGGCCTGGTGAAAGACGGCCAGCGCGTCTTCACAAACGCACGGGTTTACGTCGGCAAACCGGATATCGACTTTTTCTTTAACGCGGAAAATCAGAAAAAAACGGGCTACGGCCAGAACTATTTTGACGTTGCGCGCAAAACGCTGAAGCCTTACCTGGATGCCGGAAAAGTGCAGACATTTTCCGACAGCGCCGAACTCTTGCCCGGCATTACCGGCACGGTTCACCCCGGGCACACGCCGGGTTCAGCGTTTTATACGCTGGAAAGCAAAGGTGAAAAGCTCACCTTTGTTGGCGACATTATCCACGTCGCTGCGGTACAGTTCCCGCAGCCCAATATCACCATCGCCTACGACCAGGATCAGGACGGTGCGGCCCGGGTGCGCAACAACGCCTTCGCGGATTTCGTGAAGCATAAAGATTTGGTCGCCGCGCCGCATCTGC
- the treY gene encoding malto-oligosyltrehalose synthase — MIPSATYRIQFRNGMTFDRVVELIPYLKDLGISHLYASPIFTATTGSTHGYDVTDPNEIDPEPGGREGFNRMAAALKQAGMGLILDIVPNHMSTSLENRWWRDVIAHGKQSRYAGYFDIDWSRPLTLPFLGDTFEAELEKGAITLKRDSVTGEAALAYYENDYPLNPGTFAEDKSIADIHEAQSWRLMSWREAPKNLSWRRFFEITGLVGVRVEDEAVFDDTHRLILELVHGGVVDGLRIDHIDGLADPLGYLQRLRQATGPDCYITVEKILGKGEQLPPDWPVSGTTGYEFIASLAEVLVDDSSLERLERIHNETLGVTADRRAELRDAKGLMTDRNFEGEFTTLLALAAALAERNGVELQRDDVRHALRELLIAFPVYRTYGTAEGLTPPDVALLNRVIAGVNASEAALSLIVRILLGDLPESDRDTAALFRTRFQQLTGPLMAKSVEDTLFFRHNLELALNEVGADPTPRAFSLSRFHQEMRIRLARQPDALLGTSTHDTKRGEDARARLYTLTEAPERWGENLARWRQMNQTQVRFLNDGTAPNAADTWMIYQALAGAWPATLSPDDREGLKSLEARFLGFIEKALREAKQRTDWIDSNEGYENVVMDYVRHLLSPDNTLFLHDFSESLQPFIRAGLMNSLSQTAIKLTAPGVPDIYQGSEALNFSLVDPDNRLEPDFPALVQNLSTAGPEVFSDEQCWRDGSVKQYVTAALLRLRPHYPELFRYGDWLPLRVSGEREEHLIAYARVRNDEALIVAVPRLVFNVTDNKKLWANTVVTLPDELAGKRCRDVFSGESCTLQGTLDLTSEKGCLLVLLTCE, encoded by the coding sequence ATGATCCCTTCCGCGACCTATCGTATTCAGTTTCGCAACGGCATGACCTTCGATCGGGTGGTTGAGCTTATTCCCTACCTGAAAGACCTCGGTATTAGCCACCTCTATGCCTCACCCATTTTTACGGCAACGACCGGGTCTACGCACGGCTATGACGTTACCGACCCTAACGAGATCGACCCGGAACCAGGCGGAAGAGAAGGCTTCAATCGTATGGCCGCCGCCCTAAAACAGGCGGGAATGGGGCTGATTCTGGATATTGTCCCTAACCATATGTCGACGTCCCTGGAAAACCGCTGGTGGCGAGACGTCATTGCCCATGGCAAACAGAGCCGCTACGCCGGCTATTTTGATATTGACTGGTCGCGCCCGCTGACGCTGCCTTTCCTCGGCGACACATTTGAGGCGGAGCTGGAGAAGGGGGCCATTACACTTAAGCGTGACAGTGTCACCGGCGAGGCGGCTCTGGCGTACTACGAGAATGACTATCCGCTCAATCCTGGCACCTTTGCCGAGGATAAAAGCATTGCCGACATCCACGAGGCGCAGAGCTGGCGGCTCATGTCCTGGCGGGAAGCGCCTAAAAACCTGTCGTGGCGTCGCTTCTTTGAAATTACCGGTCTGGTCGGCGTCAGGGTGGAAGACGAGGCGGTTTTTGACGATACGCACCGGCTGATCCTCGAGCTCGTTCACGGCGGCGTCGTCGACGGTCTGCGAATTGACCACATCGACGGCCTGGCGGATCCGCTGGGCTACCTGCAGCGCCTGCGCCAGGCGACCGGTCCGGACTGCTACATAACGGTGGAGAAAATTCTCGGGAAGGGAGAGCAGCTTCCTCCCGACTGGCCGGTATCGGGAACCACGGGGTATGAATTTATCGCCTCGCTTGCGGAAGTGCTGGTGGACGATAGCAGCCTGGAGCGTCTGGAGAGGATCCATAACGAGACGCTGGGCGTAACGGCAGACAGGCGCGCCGAGCTTCGCGATGCCAAAGGGCTGATGACCGATCGCAATTTCGAAGGAGAGTTCACCACGCTGCTCGCTCTCGCCGCGGCGCTGGCCGAGCGCAACGGCGTGGAGCTGCAGCGGGACGACGTTCGCCATGCGCTGCGCGAGCTGCTTATCGCGTTTCCGGTTTACCGTACCTACGGCACGGCGGAGGGGCTTACGCCGCCCGACGTCGCGCTACTCAACAGGGTGATTGCGGGCGTGAACGCCTCCGAAGCCGCGCTTAGCCTGATTGTGCGGATCCTGCTTGGCGACCTGCCCGAGAGCGATCGCGATACGGCAGCCCTTTTCAGAACCCGTTTCCAGCAGCTCACCGGACCGCTGATGGCGAAATCCGTGGAAGATACGCTTTTCTTCCGCCACAACCTGGAGCTTGCGCTTAACGAAGTGGGCGCGGACCCTACGCCGCGCGCGTTCTCACTATCACGTTTTCATCAGGAGATGCGTATCAGGCTCGCGCGCCAGCCCGACGCGCTGCTCGGCACGTCAACGCACGACACCAAGCGCGGCGAGGATGCCAGGGCGCGTCTGTATACCCTGACCGAAGCCCCCGAACGGTGGGGGGAAAACCTGGCGCGCTGGCGGCAAATGAACCAGACGCAGGTGCGCTTCCTCAATGACGGTACCGCGCCGAACGCCGCCGATACCTGGATGATTTATCAGGCGCTGGCCGGAGCGTGGCCTGCAACCCTCTCTCCGGACGACCGGGAGGGGCTCAAATCCCTTGAAGCGCGTTTCCTCGGCTTTATTGAGAAAGCGCTGCGCGAGGCCAAGCAGCGTACTGACTGGATCGACAGCAACGAGGGCTACGAGAACGTGGTGATGGACTATGTCCGGCATCTGCTTTCTCCGGACAACACGCTGTTCCTGCATGATTTCAGCGAGTCGCTGCAGCCCTTCATACGCGCCGGGCTGATGAACAGCCTCAGCCAGACGGCGATCAAGCTTACCGCGCCCGGCGTGCCGGATATCTACCAGGGCAGCGAGGCGCTGAATTTCAGCCTGGTTGACCCGGATAACCGTCTGGAGCCGGACTTCCCCGCGCTGGTGCAAAACCTCAGCACCGCCGGGCCAGAGGTGTTCAGCGATGAACAGTGCTGGCGTGACGGCAGCGTGAAGCAGTATGTCACCGCCGCGCTGCTCCGGCTCCGGCCACATTACCCGGAGCTTTTCCGCTACGGCGACTGGCTGCCGCTGAGGGTGTCCGGCGAGCGCGAGGAGCACCTGATTGCTTATGCCCGGGTAAGGAACGACGAGGCGCTCATCGTTGCCGTCCCGCGTCTGGTCTTTAACGTGACGGACAATAAAAAGCTGTGGGCCAATACCGTCGTCACGCTTCCCGACGAGCTGGCCGGGAAACGCTGTCGGGACGTGTTTAGCGGCGAGAGCTGTACTCTGCAAGGGACCCTGGATTTAACATCAGAAAAGGGATGTTTGTTGGTTCTGCTTACCTGCGAATAA